A window of the Streptomyces griseochromogenes genome harbors these coding sequences:
- the glgP gene encoding alpha-glucan family phosphorylase has product MKAIRRFTVRPVLPEPLRPLNDLARNLRWSWHVETRDLFQSVDPERWAAAEGDPVRLLGGVRPARLAELAGDRRFLRRLTAAADDLDDYVTGDRWYQHQGDGLPAAVAYFSPEFGITAALPQYSGGLGILAGDHLKAASDLGVPLIGVGLLYRHGYFRQTLSRDGWQQEHYPVLDPYELPLGPLKEADGTAAGLSLALPGGKALHARIWLAQVGRVPLLLLDSDVEENDLGERGVTDRLYGGGSEHRLLQEMLLGIGGVRAVRTYCRLTGHPQPEVFHTNEGHAGFLGLERIAELCETGLDFDSALEAVRAGTVFTTHTPVPAGIDRFDRELVARHFGADAELPRIDVQRILALGMETYPGGEPNLFNMAVMGLRLAQRANGVSLLHGQVSREMFAGLWPGFDAEEVPITSVTNGVHAPTWVAPEVLRLGAREVGAQRAEDALSVGGPERWDSIAGIPDQEIWELRRTLRERLVLEVRERLRASWRQRGAGNAELGWIDGVFDPDVLTIGFARRVPSYKRLTLMLRDRDRLMELLLHPERPLQIVVAGKAHPADDGGKRLVQELVRFADDPRVRHRIVFLPDYGMGMAQKLYPGCDVWLNNPLRPLEACGTSGMKAALNGGLNLSVLDGWWDEWFKPDFGWAIPTADGAGTDPDRRDDIEAAALYDLLVQRVTPRFYERGRAGLPDRWIEMVRRTLTQLGPKVLAGRMVREYVDRLYTPAALSHRALTPETAGELAAWKARLRAAWSGVSVDHVEATAQAATAELGTSVGLRVRVGLGELTPDDVEVQAVSGRVDAEDRITDATTVPLKPAGAPDLEGRRLYEGTLSLDRTGPYGYTVRVLPAHRLLASGVEPGLVAVPSEETAEGAGVLLR; this is encoded by the coding sequence CGGCCGCTCAACGACCTGGCGCGCAATCTGCGCTGGTCCTGGCATGTGGAAACGCGCGATCTGTTCCAGTCCGTCGACCCCGAGCGCTGGGCCGCCGCCGAGGGCGACCCGGTCCGGCTCCTGGGCGGGGTGCGCCCGGCCCGGCTCGCCGAGCTGGCCGGGGACCGGCGGTTCCTGCGCCGGCTGACCGCGGCCGCCGACGATCTCGACGACTATGTGACCGGCGACCGCTGGTACCAGCACCAGGGCGACGGGCTGCCCGCCGCCGTCGCCTACTTCTCCCCGGAGTTCGGCATCACGGCCGCACTGCCCCAGTACTCCGGCGGCCTCGGCATCCTGGCCGGCGACCATCTCAAGGCGGCCAGCGACCTCGGGGTCCCGCTGATCGGCGTCGGACTGCTCTACCGGCACGGCTACTTCCGCCAGACCCTGTCCCGGGACGGCTGGCAGCAGGAGCACTATCCGGTGCTCGACCCGTACGAGCTGCCCCTCGGCCCACTGAAGGAGGCCGACGGCACCGCGGCCGGGCTCTCCCTCGCCCTGCCCGGCGGCAAGGCGCTGCACGCGCGGATCTGGCTGGCCCAGGTGGGCCGGGTGCCGCTGCTGCTGCTCGACTCGGACGTGGAGGAGAACGACCTCGGCGAACGCGGGGTGACCGACCGGCTGTACGGCGGCGGCAGCGAACACCGGCTGCTGCAGGAGATGCTGCTGGGGATAGGGGGTGTCCGGGCCGTGCGGACGTACTGCCGGCTCACCGGGCACCCCCAGCCCGAGGTGTTCCACACCAACGAGGGACACGCCGGCTTCCTCGGTCTGGAGCGGATCGCCGAACTGTGCGAGACGGGGCTGGACTTCGACTCCGCGCTGGAGGCGGTCCGGGCCGGGACCGTGTTCACCACGCACACCCCCGTCCCGGCCGGAATCGACCGCTTCGACCGGGAGCTGGTCGCCCGGCACTTCGGGGCGGACGCCGAACTGCCGCGCATCGACGTGCAGCGCATCCTGGCGCTGGGCATGGAGACCTACCCGGGCGGCGAGCCGAACCTGTTCAACATGGCCGTGATGGGGCTCAGGCTGGCCCAGCGGGCGAACGGGGTCTCGCTGCTGCACGGGCAGGTCAGCCGGGAGATGTTCGCGGGCCTGTGGCCGGGCTTCGACGCCGAGGAGGTGCCGATCACCTCGGTCACCAACGGGGTGCACGCCCCGACCTGGGTCGCCCCGGAGGTGCTCCGGCTGGGTGCCCGGGAGGTCGGCGCCCAGCGGGCCGAGGACGCGCTGAGCGTCGGCGGCCCCGAGCGCTGGGACTCGATCGCCGGCATCCCGGACCAGGAGATCTGGGAGCTGCGCCGCACCCTGCGCGAACGGCTGGTTCTCGAGGTACGGGAGCGGCTGCGTGCCTCCTGGCGGCAACGCGGGGCCGGGAACGCCGAGTTGGGCTGGATCGACGGCGTGTTCGATCCCGACGTGCTGACCATCGGCTTCGCCCGCCGTGTCCCGTCGTACAAGCGGCTCACGCTGATGCTGCGGGACCGGGACCGGCTGATGGAGCTGCTGCTGCACCCGGAGCGGCCCCTCCAGATCGTCGTCGCGGGCAAGGCGCATCCGGCCGACGACGGCGGGAAGCGGCTGGTGCAGGAACTGGTGCGGTTCGCCGACGACCCGCGGGTACGCCACCGCATCGTGTTCCTGCCCGACTACGGCATGGGGATGGCCCAGAAGCTCTACCCCGGCTGCGACGTCTGGCTGAACAACCCGCTGCGCCCGCTGGAGGCCTGCGGCACCTCCGGGATGAAGGCGGCCCTCAACGGCGGCCTCAACCTCTCCGTGCTCGACGGCTGGTGGGACGAATGGTTCAAGCCGGACTTCGGCTGGGCCATTCCCACCGCGGACGGCGCGGGCACCGACCCCGACCGTCGCGACGACATCGAGGCCGCCGCCCTCTACGACCTCCTCGTACAGCGGGTGACCCCCCGCTTCTACGAGCGCGGCCGGGCCGGGCTGCCCGACCGCTGGATCGAGATGGTCCGCCGCACGCTGACCCAGCTCGGCCCGAAGGTGCTGGCGGGCCGCATGGTCCGCGAGTACGTCGACCGGCTGTACACGCCCGCCGCCCTCTCCCACCGTGCGCTGACCCCGGAGACGGCCGGTGAACTGGCCGCCTGGAAGGCCAGGCTGCGCGCCGCCTGGTCCGGCGTGAGCGTCGACCACGTCGAGGCGACGGCCCAGGCGGCCACCGCGGAACTGGGCACGAGCGTGGGACTTCGGGTGCGGGTGGGGCTGGGCGAGCTGACCCCGGACGACGTCGAGGTGCAGGCGGTCTCGGGCCGGGTCGACGCCGAGGACCGCATCACCGACGCCACGACGGTCCCGCTGAAGCCGGCCGGCGCCCCCGACCTGGAGGGCCGCCGCCTCTACGAGGGCACCCTCTCCCTGGACCGCACGGGCCCCTACGGCTACACCGTCCGCGTCCTCCCGGCCCACCGTCTGCTCGCGAGCGGCGTGGAACCGGGGCTGGTGGCGGTGCCGTCGGAGGAGACGGCGGAGGGGGCGGGGGTGCTGCTGCGGTAG
- a CDS encoding DUF1990 domain-containing protein translates to MSSAPFTYEPVGATRDDLTHCPSGFHPLLVRTRLGEGQKLFERAAEAVLTWEMHRALGVGIDATADRATPGVDVTVTLAGVIKAPCRIIWTLEEPRRAGWAYGTLEGHPECGEEAFVVDRTGDGTVWLTVAAFSRGQKWYARAGGPATRGLQHAYARRCGAVLKRLCAGLSEA, encoded by the coding sequence ATGTCCTCGGCGCCCTTCACCTACGAGCCCGTCGGCGCGACCCGCGACGACCTGACCCACTGCCCGTCCGGCTTCCACCCACTGCTCGTGCGCACGCGCCTCGGCGAGGGCCAGAAGCTCTTCGAGCGGGCCGCCGAGGCGGTCCTGACCTGGGAGATGCACCGCGCCCTGGGCGTGGGCATCGACGCCACCGCGGACCGGGCCACGCCCGGCGTGGACGTCACGGTCACCCTGGCCGGCGTGATCAAGGCCCCCTGCCGCATCATCTGGACGCTGGAGGAACCCCGCCGTGCCGGCTGGGCCTACGGCACCCTGGAGGGCCACCCCGAGTGCGGCGAGGAGGCCTTCGTGGTCGACCGCACCGGAGACGGCACCGTCTGGCTGACGGTGGCCGCCTTCAGCCGTGGCCAGAAGTGGTACGCCCGCGCGGGCGGTCCGGCGACGCGCGGCCTGCAGCACGCCTACGCCCGCAGGTGCGGGGCGGTGCTGAAGCGGCTGTGCGCGGGGTTGTCGGAAGCGTGA
- a CDS encoding M4 family metallopeptidase — MSPLYARHKRTTLAIATAVAAGALLSTGLAASANAQATTGTAAKLSAAPTALSAAARTTLVQQAQASAARTAQHIGLGAKEKLVVKDVVKDADGTVHTRYERTYAGLPVLGGDLVVHTAKSGKTEGVTRATKAAIKVASLKPQITAAKAAQQAVGAARTLGSAKSTANGARKVIWAGSGKPVLAYETVVGGLQDDGTPNQLHVITDAATGKKLFQYQGIENATGTGKTLYSGTVSLNSTQSGSTYNLTDSTRGGHKTYNLARKTSGKGTLVASSSNSFGTGTASSSSSDQTAAADAAYGAQETWDFYKSTFGRSGIKNDGVGAYSRVHYGSAYVNAFWDDSCFCMTYGDGEGNTDPLTSLDVAGHEMSHGVTANTAGLDYSGESGGLNEATSDIFGTGVEFYANNSKDVGDYLIGEKININGDGTPLRYMDKPSKDGGSADYWSSSVGDLDVHYSSGVANHFFYLLSEGSGAKTINGVSYNSPTKNGSTVTGIGRAKALQIWYKALTTYFTSTTDYSDARSGTLSAAADLYGSGSTEYKAVAAAWTAVNVTG, encoded by the coding sequence GTGAGCCCCCTCTACGCGCGTCACAAGCGCACCACTCTGGCCATCGCCACCGCTGTCGCGGCCGGAGCTCTCCTCTCCACCGGTCTGGCCGCCAGCGCCAACGCCCAGGCCACGACCGGGACCGCCGCCAAGCTGTCGGCCGCCCCGACCGCGCTGTCCGCCGCTGCCCGCACCACCCTGGTCCAGCAGGCCCAGGCCTCCGCCGCCCGGACCGCGCAGCACATAGGCCTCGGCGCCAAGGAGAAGCTCGTCGTCAAGGACGTCGTCAAGGACGCCGACGGCACCGTCCACACCCGCTACGAGCGCACCTACGCGGGCCTGCCGGTGCTCGGCGGCGACCTGGTCGTGCACACCGCCAAGTCGGGCAAGACCGAAGGCGTCACCAGAGCGACGAAGGCGGCCATCAAGGTTGCCTCGCTCAAACCGCAGATCACCGCCGCCAAGGCCGCGCAGCAGGCGGTCGGCGCCGCCAGAACCCTCGGCTCCGCCAAGAGCACGGCGAACGGCGCGCGCAAGGTGATCTGGGCCGGCTCGGGCAAGCCCGTCCTCGCCTACGAGACCGTCGTCGGCGGCCTCCAGGACGACGGCACCCCGAACCAGCTGCACGTCATCACCGACGCCGCCACCGGCAAGAAGCTCTTCCAGTACCAGGGCATCGAGAACGCCACCGGCACCGGCAAGACGCTGTACTCGGGCACCGTCAGCCTCAACTCCACGCAGTCGGGCTCGACGTACAACCTGACCGACAGCACCCGGGGCGGTCACAAGACCTACAACCTGGCGCGCAAGACGTCCGGCAAGGGCACCCTGGTGGCCAGCTCGAGCAACTCCTTCGGCACCGGCACCGCCTCCAGCTCCTCCTCCGACCAGACCGCGGCCGCCGACGCCGCCTACGGCGCGCAGGAGACCTGGGACTTCTACAAGTCCACCTTCGGCCGCAGCGGCATCAAGAACGACGGTGTCGGCGCCTACTCCCGGGTCCACTACGGCAGCGCGTACGTGAACGCCTTCTGGGACGACAGCTGCTTCTGCATGACCTACGGCGACGGCGAGGGCAACACCGACCCGCTGACCTCGCTGGACGTGGCCGGCCACGAGATGAGCCACGGCGTCACCGCCAACACCGCGGGCCTGGACTACTCGGGCGAGTCCGGCGGCCTGAACGAGGCCACCTCGGACATCTTCGGCACCGGCGTGGAGTTCTACGCCAACAACTCCAAGGACGTCGGTGACTACCTCATCGGCGAGAAGATCAACATCAACGGCGACGGCACCCCGCTGCGCTACATGGACAAGCCCAGCAAGGACGGCGGCTCGGCGGACTACTGGTCCTCCTCCGTCGGCGACCTGGACGTCCACTACTCGTCGGGCGTGGCCAACCACTTCTTCTACCTGCTGTCCGAGGGCAGCGGTGCGAAGACGATCAACGGGGTCAGCTACAACTCCCCGACGAAGAACGGCTCGACGGTCACCGGCATCGGCCGCGCCAAGGCGCTGCAGATCTGGTACAAGGCGCTGACCACGTACTTCACCTCCACCACCGACTACTCGGACGCCCGCTCGGGCACCCTGTCGGCGGCGGCGGACCTGTACGGCTCCGGCAGCACCGAGTACAAGGCGGTGGCGGCGGCCTGGACCGCGGTCAACGTCACCGGCTGA
- a CDS encoding M4 family metallopeptidase, whose protein sequence is MLSSTSRRRTSHTVQRPTAHRRTATVALAGVAALIAAALQSGAASATPAKPQAGKVNPAHMALKLSPSQRAELIRHADAEKASTAKAIGLGSKERLAVKDVVKDADGTVHTRYERTYAGLPVLGGDLIVDTAKSGATKSVIKASNATLSVSALTPAVTKSAAEKQAVQRAKALGSTKSAADSVRKVIWAGSGKPVLAYETVVDGLQDDGTPNQLHVITDAATGKKLFEFQGIRTGIGNTQYSGKVDLTTTQSGSNYTLTDGARGGHKTYNLNHGSSGTGTLFSQTNDTWGNGTTSNAATAGADAHYGAAETWDFYKNTFGRSGIKNNGVGAYSRVHYGNAYVNAFWDDSCFCMTYGDGSGNNDPLTSLDVAGHEMSHGVTSNTAGLEYSDESGGLNEATSDIMGTGVEFYANNSTDVGDYLIGEKININGDGTPLRYMDKPSKDGGSADSWYSGVGNLDVHYSSGVANHFFYLLSEGSGAKVINGVSYNSPTSDGLPVTGIGRDKALQIWYRALTTKWTSTTDYAAARTGTLAAAGELYGTSGAEYKAVQDAWAAVNVGSRSGGGGGGGTSYENNTVVSIPDNGPAVTSPITVSGRTGNAPSNLQVSVDITHTWRGDLVIDLVGPSGTSYRLKNFSSSDSADNVKQTFTVNAASESANGTWKLKVQDQAAQDVGTINDWKLTFP, encoded by the coding sequence GTGTTGAGTAGCACCTCTCGCAGACGCACCTCCCACACAGTGCAGCGCCCGACGGCGCACCGCCGCACCGCCACCGTCGCCCTCGCGGGCGTCGCCGCCCTGATCGCCGCGGCCCTCCAGTCCGGCGCCGCGTCCGCCACCCCGGCGAAGCCGCAGGCCGGCAAGGTCAACCCCGCCCACATGGCCCTCAAGCTCTCGCCCTCGCAGCGCGCCGAGCTGATACGCCACGCCGACGCCGAGAAGGCCTCCACGGCCAAGGCGATCGGCCTCGGCAGCAAGGAGCGGCTGGCCGTCAAGGACGTCGTCAAGGACGCCGACGGGACCGTGCACACCCGCTACGAGCGCACCTACGCGGGTCTTCCGGTGCTCGGCGGCGACCTGATCGTCGACACCGCCAAGTCGGGCGCGACCAAGAGCGTCATCAAGGCCAGCAACGCCACGCTGAGCGTCTCCGCCCTCACCCCCGCCGTGACGAAGTCGGCCGCCGAGAAGCAGGCCGTGCAGCGCGCCAAGGCCCTCGGCAGCACCAAGTCGGCCGCGGACAGCGTGCGCAAGGTGATCTGGGCCGGCTCCGGCAAGCCCGTGCTCGCCTACGAGACGGTCGTCGACGGCCTCCAGGACGACGGCACCCCGAACCAGCTGCACGTCATCACCGACGCCGCCACCGGCAAGAAGCTCTTCGAGTTCCAGGGCATCAGGACGGGCATCGGCAACACCCAGTACAGCGGCAAGGTGGACCTGACCACGACCCAGTCGGGGTCGAACTACACCCTGACCGACGGGGCGCGCGGCGGCCACAAAACGTACAACCTCAACCACGGCAGCTCGGGCACCGGCACCCTGTTCTCCCAGACCAACGACACCTGGGGCAACGGGACCACGTCCAACGCGGCCACCGCGGGCGCGGACGCCCACTACGGCGCGGCCGAGACCTGGGACTTCTACAAGAACACCTTCGGCCGCAGCGGCATCAAGAACAACGGCGTCGGCGCCTACTCCCGCGTCCACTACGGCAACGCGTACGTGAACGCCTTCTGGGACGACAGCTGCTTCTGCATGACCTACGGCGACGGCTCCGGCAACAACGACCCGCTGACCTCGCTGGACGTCGCGGGGCACGAAATGAGCCACGGCGTCACCTCCAACACCGCGGGCCTGGAGTACAGCGACGAGTCCGGCGGCCTGAACGAGGCCACCAGCGACATCATGGGCACCGGCGTGGAGTTCTACGCCAACAACAGCACGGACGTCGGCGACTACCTCATCGGCGAGAAGATCAACATCAACGGCGACGGCACCCCGCTGCGCTACATGGACAAGCCCAGCAAGGACGGCGGCTCCGCCGACTCCTGGTACTCGGGCGTCGGCAACCTCGACGTGCACTACTCGTCGGGTGTGGCGAACCACTTCTTCTACCTGCTCAGCGAGGGCAGCGGCGCCAAGGTCATCAACGGCGTCAGCTACAACTCGCCGACGTCGGACGGCCTCCCGGTCACCGGCATCGGCCGGGACAAGGCGCTGCAGATCTGGTACCGGGCGCTGACCACCAAGTGGACGTCCACCACCGACTACGCGGCCGCCCGCACCGGCACCCTCGCGGCGGCGGGCGAGCTGTACGGCACCTCCGGCGCCGAGTACAAGGCGGTCCAGGACGCCTGGGCGGCCGTCAACGTCGGATCCCGCTCGGGCGGCGGGGGCGGCGGCGGGACGTCGTACGAGAACAACACCGTGGTGTCGATTCCGGACAACGGGCCCGCGGTGACCTCGCCGATCACCGTCTCCGGCAGGACCGGAAACGCGCCGAGCAACCTTCAGGTGAGCGTCGACATCACCCACACCTGGCGGGGTGACCTGGTGATCGATCTGGTCGGTCCCTCGGGCACCTCCTACCGCCTGAAGAACTTCTCCTCGTCCGACTCGGCGGACAACGTGAAGCAGACCTTCACGGTCAACGCCGCCTCCGAATCGGCCAACGGCACCTGGAAGTTGAAGGTCCAGGACCAGGCGGCACAGGACGTCGGCACCATCAACGACTGGAAGTTGACTTTCCCGTAA